From the genome of Neisseria lisongii, one region includes:
- the lpxD gene encoding UDP-3-O-(3-hydroxymyristoyl)glucosamine N-acyltransferase, giving the protein MTRPSYTLSEITARLGGEWRGEDVRISAVQPLSQAQAEHIGFLANPKYKAEVAESLAGAVIVSAKAAAEFPQRNLIIAADPYLYFAKVARLFSPIVEAKGGIHPTAVVEPNAIVPPSCEIGAHVYIGEHTVLGERCRILAGSVVEQNCTLGDDVLLHPNVTVYHGCTLGKRVEIHSGAVIGADGFGLAFAGDSWFKIPQTGGVRLGDDVEIGSNTNIDRGAMSDTVIGEGTKIDNQVQIGHNCIIGKHTVIAAQTGISGSTTIGSYCIFGGGVGTVGHIEIADKTTVGGGTSITHSIKESGQHMAGPYPMQTHKEWARNAVHIRRLSEMNKRIKVLENQLGTADTQTDPAE; this is encoded by the coding sequence ATGACCCGACCCAGCTATACCCTTTCCGAAATTACCGCCCGCTTGGGCGGAGAATGGCGCGGCGAAGATGTCCGCATCAGCGCCGTGCAGCCGCTTTCGCAGGCGCAGGCGGAGCATATCGGCTTTCTCGCCAACCCCAAATACAAAGCAGAAGTCGCCGAAAGCCTTGCCGGCGCAGTGATTGTTTCCGCCAAAGCCGCAGCGGAGTTTCCCCAACGCAACCTGATTATCGCCGCCGATCCGTATCTCTATTTCGCCAAAGTTGCCCGACTGTTTTCGCCGATTGTCGAAGCCAAAGGCGGCATTCACCCGACAGCAGTGGTCGAACCAAACGCCATTGTACCGCCAAGTTGCGAAATCGGAGCGCATGTCTATATCGGCGAACATACCGTATTGGGCGAGCGTTGCCGCATTCTTGCGGGGAGCGTGGTCGAACAGAACTGCACCTTGGGCGACGATGTATTGCTGCACCCGAATGTTACTGTTTATCACGGCTGCACCTTGGGTAAGCGTGTCGAAATCCACAGCGGCGCAGTGATCGGTGCCGACGGCTTCGGCTTGGCGTTTGCCGGCGATTCATGGTTTAAAATCCCGCAAACCGGCGGCGTGCGGCTGGGCGACGATGTCGAAATCGGTTCAAATACCAATATCGACCGAGGTGCAATGAGCGATACCGTTATCGGTGAAGGAACCAAAATCGACAACCAAGTGCAGATCGGGCATAACTGCATTATCGGCAAACACACCGTGATTGCCGCCCAAACCGGCATTTCCGGCAGCACCACCATCGGCAGCTACTGCATTTTCGGCGGTGGTGTCGGTACGGTTGGCCATATCGAAATCGCCGACAAAACCACCGTCGGCGGCGGCACGTCCATTACCCACAGCATCAAAGAAAGCGGGCAGCACATGGCTGGTCCGTATCCGATGCAGACCCACAAAGAATGGGCGAGAAACGCCGTCCATATCCGCCGTTTGAGTGAAATGAACAAACGGATCAAAGTTTTAGAAAACCAATTAGGCACGGCGGATACCCAAACCGACCCTGCAGAATAA
- the pyrH gene encoding UMP kinase, with translation MTQPTKYKRILLKLSGESLMGQDAFGINRETIMQIVGQVKEVVEMGVQVGVVVGGGNIFRGVSAQAGSMDRATADYMGMMATVMNALALKDAFESLGIKARVQSALSMQQITETYARPKAIQYLEEGKVVIFAAGTGNPFFTTDTAAALRGAEMNCDVMLKATNVDGVYTADPKKDPSAARYETITFDEALNKNLKVMDATAFALCRERKLNIVVFGIAKEGALKRVVLGENEGTLVHC, from the coding sequence ATGACACAGCCAACAAAATACAAACGGATACTGTTAAAACTTTCCGGCGAATCGCTGATGGGGCAGGACGCATTCGGCATCAACCGTGAAACCATCATGCAGATTGTCGGACAGGTCAAAGAAGTCGTAGAAATGGGCGTGCAGGTCGGCGTAGTAGTCGGCGGCGGCAACATTTTCCGGGGCGTATCCGCACAAGCGGGCAGCATGGACCGAGCCACCGCCGACTATATGGGCATGATGGCCACCGTGATGAATGCCTTGGCACTGAAAGACGCATTTGAATCGCTGGGCATCAAAGCCCGGGTTCAATCCGCCCTGAGTATGCAGCAGATTACCGAAACCTACGCCCGCCCGAAAGCGATTCAGTATTTGGAAGAAGGCAAAGTAGTGATTTTTGCCGCCGGTACCGGCAATCCGTTCTTCACTACAGATACCGCCGCCGCCCTGCGCGGTGCAGAAATGAACTGCGATGTGATGCTCAAAGCCACCAATGTGGACGGCGTTTATACCGCCGACCCGAAAAAAGACCCTTCGGCTGCCCGCTACGAAACCATCACTTTTGATGAAGCCCTGAACAAAAACCTGAAAGTGATGGATGCCACCGCATTCGCCCTGTGCCGTGAGCGCAAGCTGAATATCGTGGTATTCGGTATCGCCAAAGAGGGCGCACTCAAGCGGGTGGTACTCGGCGAAAACGAAGGTACGTTGGTACATTGCTAA
- the frr gene encoding ribosome recycling factor, whose product MISDIQKTAEGKMQRSLEVLKENLSKVRTGRAHTGLLDQVEVEYWGSMVPVSQVANVTLLDARTIGVKPFESNMAAKVEKAIRDSNLGLNPAAIGDLIRVPMPMLTEERRKDLIKVVRGEVEEGRVSIRNVRRDANDHIKKLLKDKEISEDDARRAEENIQKLTDKAIAEADKILEAKEADLMAI is encoded by the coding sequence ATGATTAGCGATATTCAAAAAACAGCCGAAGGCAAAATGCAGCGCTCGTTGGAAGTGCTGAAAGAAAACCTGTCCAAAGTGCGTACCGGCCGTGCGCATACCGGTTTGCTTGACCAAGTGGAAGTGGAATACTGGGGCAGCATGGTGCCGGTGAGCCAAGTGGCCAACGTAACCCTGCTCGATGCCCGAACCATCGGCGTGAAACCGTTTGAAAGCAATATGGCGGCCAAAGTGGAAAAAGCGATTCGTGATTCCAATCTGGGGCTGAACCCGGCCGCTATCGGCGATTTAATCCGTGTGCCGATGCCGATGCTGACCGAAGAGCGCCGCAAAGACCTGATTAAAGTCGTGCGCGGCGAAGTGGAAGAAGGTCGCGTGTCTATCCGCAACGTGCGCCGCGATGCCAACGACCACATCAAAAAATTGTTGAAAGACAAAGAAATTTCTGAAGACGATGCCCGTCGTGCCGAAGAAAATATTCAAAAACTGACCGACAAAGCGATTGCCGAAGCGGATAAGATTTTGGAAGCCAAAGAAGCCGATTTGATGGCGATTTAA
- the ispC gene encoding 1-deoxy-D-xylulose-5-phosphate reductoisomerase, whose product MTQALTILGSTGSIGENTLDVIARHPDKFRVFALSGRRQTEKLAAQCLRFAPQFAVVADAESAAELSALLAVAGCKTEVLYGEKALCDVASADEVGGVMCAIVGAAGLPSALAAAQAGKTIYLANKETLVVAGALFMETARRSGARVLPVDSEHNAVFQVLPEDYNGDLQRHGIESIVLTASGGPFLNTDLADFAAITPAQAVKHPNWQMGQKISVDSATMMNKGLELIEAHWLFACPPQHLEVVIHPQSVIHSMVRYRDGSVLAQLGNPDMRTPIAYCLGLPERINSGVPPLDFATLSALTFQTPDFNRFPCLKLAYEAMQTGGAAPCVLNAANEIAVAEFLAGHIRFTDIAAVTEHCLSQNFLPAAADIAGLLAQDVETRRTAQQFAARLAK is encoded by the coding sequence ATGACACAAGCTCTGACCATTTTAGGCAGCACCGGCAGCATCGGTGAAAACACGCTGGACGTGATTGCCCGCCACCCCGACAAATTCCGGGTGTTCGCCCTGTCCGGCCGCCGCCAAACCGAAAAACTGGCCGCACAATGCCTGCGTTTTGCACCGCAGTTTGCCGTGGTCGCCGATGCCGAAAGCGCCGCCGAATTGAGTGCATTGCTGGCAGTGGCGGGCTGTAAAACCGAAGTATTGTACGGAGAGAAGGCGTTGTGTGATGTGGCATCGGCAGACGAAGTCGGCGGTGTGATGTGTGCGATTGTCGGTGCCGCCGGATTGCCTTCCGCATTGGCAGCGGCGCAGGCAGGCAAAACCATTTATCTGGCGAACAAAGAAACGCTGGTGGTGGCGGGTGCGCTGTTTATGGAAACCGCCCGCCGCAGCGGCGCACGGGTGTTGCCGGTGGACAGCGAACACAACGCCGTGTTCCAAGTTTTGCCCGAAGACTATAACGGCGACCTGCAGCGGCACGGTATCGAATCCATCGTCTTAACCGCTTCCGGCGGTCCGTTTCTGAATACCGATTTGGCGGATTTCGCCGCCATCACGCCGGCGCAGGCGGTCAAACATCCGAATTGGCAGATGGGGCAGAAAATCTCGGTGGATTCCGCTACCATGATGAACAAAGGTTTGGAACTGATTGAAGCGCATTGGCTGTTTGCCTGTCCGCCGCAGCATTTGGAAGTGGTGATTCACCCGCAGTCGGTAATACACAGCATGGTGCGTTACCGAGACGGATCGGTGCTGGCGCAGCTGGGCAATCCCGATATGCGTACCCCGATTGCCTATTGTCTGGGCTTGCCCGAACGCATCAACTCGGGCGTGCCGCCGCTGGACTTTGCCACACTGTCGGCGCTGACCTTCCAAACGCCCGACTTTAACCGTTTTCCGTGTCTGAAACTGGCCTACGAAGCCATGCAGACCGGAGGTGCAGCGCCTTGCGTGTTAAACGCCGCCAACGAAATCGCCGTCGCCGAATTTCTGGCCGGACATATCCGTTTTACCGATATTGCCGCCGTAACCGAACATTGCCTGTCGCAAAACTTTTTGCCCGCCGCCGCCGATATTGCCGGTCTGCTGGCGCAAGATGTGGAAACCCGCCGTACGGCGCAGCAGTTTGCCGCTCGGTTGGCAAAATAA
- the rseP gene encoding RIP metalloprotease RseP, translating into MQTILSFIVAILILVSLHELGHYSVARLCGVKVKRFSVGFGKPFYTKKRGDTEWCLAPVPLGGYVKMLDTREGDVAEADLPYAFDRQHPAKRIAIVAAGPLTNLILAVLLYGTVFSFGITEIRPYVGTVEQGSIAAQAGFQAGDKIRAVNGKSIDDWNAALTEMVLNLEAGAVTVAVETAEGSETVRTIEAAGTEAAGKIAKNNGGIGLWAFKITPKIAFVQENSAAERAGLKAGDTLLAADGKAISDWQQWAELFRNSPGKKLDITYNRGGETFKTALRPDSFEFSDGLLVGRAGLAPEHDQAWDKKVRRHYVPTIGEAFKMGWDKTAKYVVLTVKFIGKLITGNASAAHLSGPLTIADVAGKSASLGILSYLEFLAVVSISLGVLNLLPIPVLDGGHLVYYTAEWIRGKPLSERVQAVGLRIGMAVMLLMMLVAFFNDINRLFG; encoded by the coding sequence TTGCAAACCATATTATCGTTTATTGTCGCCATTCTGATTCTGGTCAGCCTGCACGAACTGGGGCATTACAGCGTTGCCCGCTTGTGCGGCGTGAAAGTCAAACGCTTTTCGGTGGGCTTCGGCAAACCGTTTTACACCAAAAAACGCGGCGATACCGAATGGTGTCTCGCCCCCGTTCCCTTGGGCGGCTACGTCAAAATGCTCGACACACGGGAAGGCGATGTCGCCGAAGCCGATTTGCCGTATGCCTTCGACCGCCAACACCCCGCCAAACGAATTGCGATTGTTGCCGCCGGCCCGCTGACCAATCTGATTTTGGCGGTGCTGCTGTACGGTACGGTGTTTTCTTTCGGCATAACCGAAATCCGCCCGTATGTCGGCACGGTCGAACAGGGCAGCATTGCCGCCCAAGCCGGTTTTCAGGCGGGCGACAAAATCCGTGCGGTAAACGGAAAAAGCATTGACGATTGGAACGCAGCTCTGACCGAAATGGTGTTAAACCTCGAAGCCGGAGCGGTAACGGTGGCGGTGGAAACCGCCGAAGGCAGCGAAACCGTACGCACCATCGAGGCAGCGGGGACGGAAGCGGCAGGTAAAATTGCGAAAAACAATGGCGGTATCGGCTTGTGGGCTTTTAAAATAACCCCGAAAATCGCCTTTGTGCAGGAAAACAGCGCCGCCGAGCGAGCCGGGCTGAAAGCAGGCGATACCCTGTTGGCAGCAGACGGCAAAGCCATCAGCGACTGGCAGCAGTGGGCGGAACTGTTCCGCAACAGCCCCGGCAAGAAATTGGACATTACCTACAACCGTGGCGGCGAAACCTTCAAGACCGCCCTGCGCCCCGACAGTTTTGAATTTTCAGACGGCCTTTTAGTCGGTAGGGCAGGCCTTGCGCCGGAGCATGATCAGGCGTGGGATAAAAAAGTACGCAGACATTATGTTCCCACCATCGGCGAAGCCTTTAAAATGGGTTGGGACAAAACCGCAAAATATGTGGTGCTGACTGTGAAATTTATCGGCAAACTGATTACCGGCAATGCTTCGGCCGCCCATCTTTCCGGCCCGCTAACGATTGCCGACGTTGCCGGAAAGTCGGCCTCGTTGGGCATTTTGAGCTATTTGGAATTTTTGGCGGTGGTCAGCATCAGCCTCGGCGTATTGAATCTGTTGCCGATTCCTGTGTTGGACGGCGGCCATTTGGTGTATTATACCGCCGAATGGATACGCGGAAAGCCTTTGAGCGAGCGGGTACAGGCAGTCGGATTGCGTATCGGCATGGCCGTTATGCTGCTGATGATGCTGGTGGCTTTCTTTAATGATATTAACCGTTTGTTTGGATAA
- the tsf gene encoding translation elongation factor Ts yields the protein MAEITAKMVADLRAATGLGMMECKKALVEAEGNFEKAEEILRIKSGAKAGKLAGRTAAEGVLAFAVEGNVGALVEVNCETDFVAKDAGFVAFANLVAKTAAEKKPATVEELSELVEAERKAIIAKLGENMSVRRFQVIDTQNKLVAYIHGALATEGVLVEFSGDEDVARKVGMHIVAAKPQCVSEAEVDAETVEKERHIYTEQAIASGKPADIAEKMVEGRIRKFLAEITLNGQAFVMNPDQTVAQYLKENNTEVFSFVRYKVGDGIEKKEVDYAAEVAAAAKV from the coding sequence ATGGCAGAAATTACTGCAAAAATGGTTGCCGACCTGCGTGCCGCTACCGGTCTGGGCATGATGGAATGCAAAAAAGCCTTGGTAGAAGCCGAAGGCAATTTTGAAAAAGCAGAAGAAATCCTGCGCATCAAATCCGGCGCCAAAGCCGGCAAACTGGCAGGCCGTACTGCTGCTGAAGGCGTGTTGGCATTCGCCGTTGAAGGCAATGTCGGCGCATTGGTTGAAGTAAACTGCGAAACCGACTTCGTTGCCAAAGACGCAGGCTTTGTGGCATTTGCCAATCTGGTTGCCAAAACCGCCGCCGAGAAAAAACCGGCTACTGTGGAAGAATTGAGCGAACTGGTTGAAGCCGAACGCAAAGCCATTATCGCCAAATTGGGCGAGAACATGTCTGTACGCCGCTTCCAAGTGATTGACACCCAAAACAAACTGGTTGCCTACATCCACGGTGCATTGGCGACCGAAGGCGTATTGGTTGAATTCAGCGGCGACGAAGACGTGGCACGCAAAGTAGGTATGCACATCGTAGCGGCCAAACCGCAATGCGTTTCCGAAGCCGAAGTGGATGCCGAAACCGTTGAAAAAGAACGCCACATCTACACCGAGCAAGCGATTGCTTCCGGCAAACCTGCTGACATCGCAGAGAAAATGGTCGAAGGCCGTATCCGCAAATTCTTGGCAGAAATCACTTTGAACGGCCAAGCATTTGTGATGAACCCTGACCAAACCGTGGCGCAATACCTGAAAGAAAACAATACCGAAGTATTCAGCTTTGTACGTTACAAAGTAGGCGACGGTATCGAGAAAAAAGAAGTGGATTACGCTGCCGAAGTCGCTGCTGCTGCGAAAGTGTAA
- a CDS encoding isoprenyl transferase, translating into MNSSTQTIPQHTQIPQHIAVIMDGNGRWAKKRFLPRVMGHKRGLDALENMVRNCVESGVRYLTVFAFSTENWRRPEEEVSFLMGLFLQALQKQVKRLHENNIRVRVIGSRERFNEEICRGIAAAEALTAANTGLTLTIAADYGGRWDILQAVGKLMAAGETDISEEKLAAHLMLGDAPEPDLFIRTGGETRISNFLLWQMAYAELYFTDILWPDFDRKALDAAIASFQNRERRFGRTSEQLPQDQQRS; encoded by the coding sequence ATGAACAGCAGTACGCAGACGATTCCGCAGCACACGCAGATTCCGCAGCATATCGCCGTGATTATGGACGGCAACGGCCGTTGGGCGAAAAAACGCTTCCTACCCCGGGTGATGGGGCATAAACGGGGCTTGGATGCCTTGGAAAACATGGTGCGCAACTGTGTCGAAAGCGGAGTGCGCTATCTGACGGTATTTGCTTTTTCCACCGAAAACTGGCGTCGCCCCGAAGAAGAAGTCAGCTTCCTGATGGGGCTGTTTTTACAGGCGCTGCAAAAACAGGTCAAACGGCTGCACGAAAACAATATCCGGGTGCGGGTCATCGGCAGTCGGGAACGGTTTAACGAAGAGATTTGTCGGGGCATTGCCGCAGCCGAGGCGCTCACCGCCGCCAATACCGGCCTGACCCTGACCATCGCCGCCGACTACGGCGGCCGCTGGGACATTTTGCAGGCAGTCGGCAAACTGATGGCGGCAGGCGAAACCGACATCAGCGAAGAAAAACTGGCCGCCCATCTGATGCTGGGCGATGCCCCCGAACCCGATCTCTTTATCCGCACCGGCGGCGAAACCCGCATCAGCAATTTCCTCTTGTGGCAGATGGCGTATGCCGAACTCTATTTTACCGATATTCTGTGGCCCGATTTCGACCGCAAAGCCCTAGACGCAGCGATTGCCTCGTTCCAAAACCGGGAACGCCGTTTCGGCCGCACCTCGGAACAGTTGCCGCAGGATCAGCAACGGAGTTGA
- the bamA gene encoding outer membrane protein assembly factor BamA, translated as MKLKQIASALAIMGMAPLALADFTIQDIRVEGLQRTEPSTVFSYLPVKVGDQFSDSRSEEIIKKLYDTGFFDDIRVETAGNQVLLTVVERPTISTINISGAKTLPNDGIKKTLESMGLVQSQYFNPATLSQAIAALKQEYVSRGKQSVKITPTVTKLARNRVSIDINIEEGKTTKISRIEFEGNRHFSDRKLRGKMSSSDGGLFAWLTHSNTFNEQKFAQDMQRISEFYQNNGYFDFRIVDTEVQSNADKTEQTVKVIVHEGERFRLGKVTIAGDTKEVPKEELDKLLVKGGKWYERSQLTAALERVQNRMGQAGYAFSEVSVQPMPNSETQTVDFVLNVEPGRKIYVNEIHISGNNKTRDEVVRRELRQMEAAPYDLAKLQRSKERVELLGYFDNVQFDAVPLSGTPDQVDLNMNLTERSTGSLDLSAGWVQDTGLVLSAGVAQDNLFGTGKSLAARASRSKTSLNGSLSFTDPYFTPDGVSLGYDIYGRTYDARKSSGSTKQYKTTTVGVGARMGVPITEYDRVNFGLAAEHLTVNTYNNPPKRYFDFIRENGELGADGSGKFNGWLYKGTIGWGRNKTDSALWPTRGYLTGINGEIALPGSKLRYYTLTHNQTWFFPLSKSFTLMLGGEVGYGNSYGKTKEMPFFENFYGGGLGSVRGYESSSLGPKVYDRYGDRISYGGNRKANVTAELLFPMPGMSDSRTVRWSLFADAGSVWDNKTYTDNDNDTYGEDRRRQNVYGLGSKHKSTFKEELRYSAGAAFTWLSPIGPLKFSYAYPLKKKETDELKRFQFQLGTTF; from the coding sequence ATGAAATTAAAACAGATTGCATCTGCTTTGGCGATTATGGGCATGGCTCCGCTGGCGCTGGCAGATTTCACGATTCAGGATATTCGGGTGGAAGGCCTGCAGCGTACCGAACCCAGCACCGTATTCAGCTATTTGCCGGTTAAAGTAGGCGATCAGTTCTCCGACAGCCGCAGCGAAGAAATCATTAAAAAGCTGTATGATACCGGCTTTTTTGACGATATCCGTGTCGAAACCGCAGGCAATCAGGTATTGCTGACCGTAGTCGAGCGGCCGACCATCAGCACCATCAACATCAGCGGTGCCAAAACCTTACCGAACGACGGTATCAAGAAAACCCTCGAATCAATGGGTTTGGTACAATCGCAATATTTCAATCCGGCCACGTTGAGCCAAGCCATTGCCGCCCTGAAACAGGAATATGTCAGCCGGGGCAAACAGTCGGTGAAAATCACGCCGACCGTAACCAAACTGGCACGCAACCGTGTATCGATCGACATCAATATCGAAGAAGGCAAAACCACCAAAATCAGCCGCATTGAATTTGAAGGCAACCGCCATTTCTCCGACCGCAAACTGCGCGGCAAAATGTCTTCCAGCGACGGCGGCCTGTTTGCCTGGCTGACCCACAGCAATACCTTCAACGAGCAGAAGTTTGCTCAGGATATGCAGCGGATCAGCGAGTTTTACCAAAACAACGGTTACTTCGATTTCCGCATTGTCGATACCGAAGTGCAGAGCAATGCCGACAAAACCGAGCAGACGGTAAAAGTGATCGTGCATGAAGGCGAACGCTTCCGCTTGGGCAAAGTAACGATTGCCGGCGACACCAAAGAAGTGCCGAAAGAAGAATTGGACAAACTGCTGGTCAAAGGCGGCAAATGGTACGAACGCAGCCAGCTGACCGCCGCTTTGGAACGGGTGCAAAACCGCATGGGTCAGGCAGGCTACGCATTCAGCGAAGTCAGTGTGCAGCCGATGCCGAATTCAGAAACACAAACCGTCGATTTTGTGCTGAATGTCGAACCCGGCCGCAAGATTTACGTCAATGAAATCCATATTTCCGGCAACAACAAAACCCGAGATGAAGTGGTACGCCGCGAGCTGCGCCAAATGGAAGCCGCGCCTTACGACTTGGCGAAACTGCAACGCTCGAAAGAACGTGTCGAGCTGCTGGGCTATTTCGACAATGTCCAATTCGATGCCGTGCCGTTGAGCGGCACGCCCGATCAGGTTGATTTGAATATGAACCTGACCGAGCGTTCGACCGGCTCGCTGGATTTGAGCGCCGGCTGGGTGCAGGATACCGGTTTGGTATTGTCGGCAGGTGTGGCGCAGGATAATCTGTTCGGTACCGGCAAATCCTTAGCCGCCCGTGCCTCGCGCAGTAAAACCTCGCTGAACGGCTCGTTGTCGTTTACCGATCCGTATTTCACCCCCGACGGCGTGAGCCTCGGCTACGATATTTACGGCCGCACTTACGATGCCCGCAAATCTTCGGGCAGCACCAAACAGTATAAAACCACCACCGTCGGCGTGGGCGCACGCATGGGCGTACCGATTACCGAATACGACCGTGTTAATTTCGGCTTGGCGGCGGAACACTTGACGGTAAACACCTACAACAATCCGCCGAAACGCTATTTTGACTTTATCCGTGAGAACGGCGAGCTGGGGGCCGACGGCAGCGGCAAATTCAACGGCTGGCTGTATAAAGGCACCATCGGCTGGGGTCGCAACAAAACCGACAGCGCCCTGTGGCCGACCCGGGGCTACTTGACCGGCATCAACGGCGAAATCGCCTTGCCGGGCAGCAAACTGCGTTATTACACGCTGACCCACAACCAAACTTGGTTCTTCCCATTGTCGAAGAGCTTTACCCTGATGCTTGGCGGCGAAGTCGGCTACGGCAACAGCTACGGCAAAACCAAAGAAATGCCGTTCTTTGAAAACTTCTACGGCGGCGGTTTGGGCAGCGTTCGAGGTTATGAAAGCAGTTCTTTAGGCCCGAAAGTGTATGACCGCTACGGCGACCGCATCAGCTACGGCGGCAACCGCAAAGCCAACGTAACCGCCGAATTGCTGTTCCCGATGCCGGGCATGAGCGATTCCCGCACTGTACGCTGGAGTCTGTTTGCCGATGCCGGCAGTGTGTGGGACAACAAAACCTATACTGATAACGATAACGATACTTATGGCGAGGATCGGAGACGTCAAAACGTTTATGGTTTAGGCAGTAAACACAAATCAACCTTTAAAGAAGAGTTGCGTTATTCCGCCGGTGCCGCCTTTACTTGGCTCTCACCAATCGGTCCGCTGAAATTCAGCTACGCCTATCCGCTGAAGAAAAAAGAAACCGACGAACTCAAACGCTTCCAATTCCAACTGGGTACGACATTCTAA
- a CDS encoding phosphatidate cytidylyltransferase — protein MLKQRIITALWLLPLMLGMLFYAPNALWAAFSALIALLALAEYTRISGIEKEQRRTYLATSAGFCLVAYAGGWQLPALVWCVVLAFWLVGVPLWLKNKWTLTQNRQRYALGWLLMMPFWFALVSQRPTREAAVSLLAIMGLVWVADIAAYFCGKAFGKRKIAPAISPGKSWEGAIGGALCVALYMVCVNHAGWLAVDVGDTAAVIIGWLLTAVSICGDLLESWFKRTAGLKDSSNLLPGHGGVFDRTDSLIAVLSVYTAIMALTA, from the coding sequence ATGTTGAAACAACGGATAATCACCGCATTATGGCTGTTGCCCCTGATGTTGGGTATGCTTTTTTACGCACCAAATGCCTTGTGGGCAGCCTTTTCCGCCCTGATTGCCCTGTTGGCGCTGGCGGAATATACCCGCATCAGCGGCATCGAAAAAGAACAGCGCCGCACTTATCTGGCAACCAGCGCCGGTTTCTGTCTAGTTGCCTATGCCGGCGGCTGGCAGCTTCCGGCGCTGGTGTGGTGCGTGGTGCTGGCGTTTTGGCTGGTCGGCGTACCGCTGTGGCTGAAAAACAAATGGACACTGACCCAAAACCGGCAGCGTTATGCCTTGGGCTGGCTGCTGATGATGCCGTTTTGGTTTGCACTGGTTTCCCAACGCCCGACACGGGAAGCCGCCGTTTCGCTGCTGGCCATTATGGGCTTGGTGTGGGTGGCGGATATTGCCGCCTACTTCTGCGGCAAGGCATTCGGCAAACGCAAAATCGCCCCCGCCATCAGTCCCGGCAAAAGCTGGGAAGGTGCCATCGGCGGCGCATTGTGCGTGGCACTGTATATGGTCTGCGTCAATCATGCCGGCTGGCTGGCGGTTGATGTCGGCGATACGGCAGCCGTGATTATCGGCTGGCTGCTGACGGCGGTCAGCATTTGCGGCGACCTGCTTGAGAGCTGGTTCAAACGTACCGCCGGACTGAAAGACAGCAGCAATTTATTGCCCGGCCACGGCGGCGTATTCGACCGCACCGACAGCCTGATTGCCGTTCTAAGCGTGTACACCGCCATCATGGCGCTGACGGCTTAA
- a CDS encoding OmpH family outer membrane protein produces MTHIIRLGGAALLSLGLAAAANAAETLQKFGFINTERVYLESKQAQDIQHTLDREFGSRQQALQKLQQQGEALEKKLMQKNLAAAERQTLNSQWEKLAQQFRREQAQLAVDYNLRRNEEFAALQQNANQVIIELAKKEGYDVIVQDVIYVNSRYDITDSVIKALNAH; encoded by the coding sequence ATGACACACATTATCCGCTTGGGCGGCGCAGCGCTGCTGTCTCTGGGGCTTGCCGCCGCAGCGAATGCCGCCGAAACCCTGCAGAAATTCGGTTTTATCAACACCGAGCGAGTTTATCTGGAATCCAAACAGGCGCAAGACATTCAGCACACGCTGGATCGGGAATTCGGTAGCCGCCAGCAGGCATTGCAGAAACTGCAGCAGCAGGGCGAAGCCTTAGAGAAAAAACTGATGCAGAAAAACCTTGCCGCCGCCGAACGCCAAACCTTGAACAGCCAATGGGAAAAACTGGCACAACAATTCCGCCGCGAGCAGGCGCAACTGGCGGTGGACTACAACCTGCGCCGCAATGAAGAATTTGCCGCCCTGCAGCAAAACGCCAACCAAGTGATTATCGAATTGGCGAAAAAAGAAGGGTATGACGTGATTGTGCAGGACGTGATTTACGTCAACAGCCGCTACGATATTACCGACAGCGTGATCAAAGCCTTGAATGCACATTGA